The Garra rufa chromosome 8, GarRuf1.0, whole genome shotgun sequence genome has a segment encoding these proteins:
- the c8h2orf49 gene encoding ashwin isoform X1, producing MASHRTDRTKNPTSNAGDNSKIDLLLHPELLSQEFIQLMLRERKIAVGDDEDRDRLTDLYLRHVIPLPQRDLPSSRWGRRMEKSRARQNSTSAHSTDSGRKRPLIVFDGSSTNTGGVKLKKHDPSSAPVTTDRLKPPVSSINLTNPIRKLSGTSTNCSSSNSSNKTPVSPPGADPKSPCNHSKTANSPVHSNNTTSKLKRTSPSDGEPNTSDIKSPDTKKKIQHITWP from the exons ATGGCGTCACACAGGACAGACAGAACGAAAAACCCTACATCAAATGCCGGAGATAACTCTAAAATCGACCTTCTGCTTCATCCAGAACTTCTTTCTCAGGAGTTCATTCAGCTCATGTTACGTGAG AGGAAGATAGCAGTGGGTGATGATGAAGACCGTGACCGGCTCACCGATCTGTACCTGCGGCATGTCATTCCTCTCCCGCAGAGGGATCTGCCCAGCAGCCGCTGGGGGAGGAGGATGGAGAAAAGCCGAGCGCGTCAGAACTCCACCAGCGCGCACAG CACTGATAGTGGCAGGAAGAGGCCGTTGATTGTGTTTGATGGCAGCTCTACTAACACTGGCGGTGTTAAGCTGAAGAAACACGATCCTTCATCAGCACCTGTCACCACAGACCGACTAAAGCCCCCGGTTTCCAGCATCAATCTCACAAACCCCATACGTAAGCTCTCTGGGACCTCTACAAACTGCTCTTCCTCGAATTCCTCGAACAAGACGCCAGTGTCACCGCCAGGGGCCGATCCCAAGAGTCCCTGTAATCACTCTAAAACTGCCAACTCCCCAGTACATTCAAACAATACCACGTCTAAACTGAAGCGTACGTCCCCCAGCGATGGAGAACCCAACACTAGT GACATCAAGTCACCTGATACAAAGAAAAAGATTCAACATATCACATGGCCATAA
- the fhl2a gene encoding four and a half LIM domains protein 2a, with translation MTERYDCHYCKESLFGKKYVLREENPYCVKCYESLYSNTCEECKKPIGCNSRDLSYKDRHWHEDCFHCFQCKRSLVDKPFSTKDEQLLCTECYSNEYSSKCHECKKTIMPGSRKMEHKGNSWHETCFTCQRCQQPIGTKSFIPKDNHNYCVPCYEKQFAMQCVHCKKPITTGGVTYHDQPWHKDCFLCTGCKQQLSGQRFTSRDDFAYCLNCFCNLYAKKCASCTTPISGLGGSKYISFEERQWHNDCFNCKKCAVSLVGRGFLTERDDILCPECGKDI, from the exons ATGACAGAGCGTTATGACTGCCACTACTGTAAGGAGTCTCTGTTTGGGAAGAAGTATGTCCTTCGTGAGGAAAACCCATACTGTGTGAAGTGCTACGAGAGCCTGTACTCCAACACCTGTGAGGAGTGCAAGAAACCCATCGGCTGCAACAGCAGG GATCTGTCCTACAAGGACCGTCACTGGCACGAGGACTGTTTCCACTGCTTCCAGTGCAAGCGCTCACTGGTAGACAAGCCTTTCTCCACCAAAGACGAGCAGCTGCTGTGCACCGAGTGCTATTCTAATGAGTACTCCTCCAAATGCCATGAGTGCAAGAAGACCATCATGCCTG GCTCCAGGAAGATGGAGCATAAAGGAAACAGCTGGCATGAGACCTGCTTTACCTGCCAGCGCTGCCAGCAGCCAATTGGCACCAAGAGCTTCATCCCCAAAGACAACCATAACTACTGCGTGCCCTGCTATGAAAAGCAGTTTGCCATGCAGTGCGTTCACTGCAAGAAG CCCATCACCACTGGCGGTGTGACATACCATGACCAGCCGTGGCACAAGGACTGTTTCCTGTGCACTGGCTGTAAGCAGCAGTTGTCTGGACAACGCTTCACCTCTCGTGATGACTTTGCCTACTGCCTTAACTGCTTCTGCAACTTGTATGCCAAGAAATGTGCCTCCTGCACCACCCCCATCAGTG GACTCGGAGGAAGCAAGTACATCTCCTTTGAGGAGCGCCAGTGGCACAACGACTGTTTCAACTGCAAAAAGTGTGCGGTGTCTCTGGTGGGCAGAGGTTTCCTCACCGAGAGAGATGACATCCTGTGTCCCGAGTGTGGCAAAGACATTTAA
- the c8h2orf49 gene encoding ashwin isoform X2 has product MASHRTDRTKNPTSNAGDNSKIDLLLHPELLSQEFIQLMLRERKIAVGDDEDRDRLTDLYLRHVIPLPQRDLPSSRWGRRMEKSRARQNSTSAHSTDSGRKRPLIVFDGSSTNTGGVKLKKHDPSSAPVTTDRLKPPVSSINLTNPIRKLSGTSTNCSSSNSSNKTPVSPPGADPKSPCNHSKTANSPVHSNNTTSKLKRTSPSDGEPNTSKDIKSPDTKKKIQHITWP; this is encoded by the exons ATGGCGTCACACAGGACAGACAGAACGAAAAACCCTACATCAAATGCCGGAGATAACTCTAAAATCGACCTTCTGCTTCATCCAGAACTTCTTTCTCAGGAGTTCATTCAGCTCATGTTACGTGAG AGGAAGATAGCAGTGGGTGATGATGAAGACCGTGACCGGCTCACCGATCTGTACCTGCGGCATGTCATTCCTCTCCCGCAGAGGGATCTGCCCAGCAGCCGCTGGGGGAGGAGGATGGAGAAAAGCCGAGCGCGTCAGAACTCCACCAGCGCGCACAG CACTGATAGTGGCAGGAAGAGGCCGTTGATTGTGTTTGATGGCAGCTCTACTAACACTGGCGGTGTTAAGCTGAAGAAACACGATCCTTCATCAGCACCTGTCACCACAGACCGACTAAAGCCCCCGGTTTCCAGCATCAATCTCACAAACCCCATACGTAAGCTCTCTGGGACCTCTACAAACTGCTCTTCCTCGAATTCCTCGAACAAGACGCCAGTGTCACCGCCAGGGGCCGATCCCAAGAGTCCCTGTAATCACTCTAAAACTGCCAACTCCCCAGTACATTCAAACAATACCACGTCTAAACTGAAGCGTACGTCCCCCAGCGATGGAGAACCCAACACTAGT AAGGACATCAAGTCACCTGATACAAAGAAAAAGATTCAACATATCACATGGCCATAA
- the gpr45 gene encoding high-affinity lysophosphatidic acid receptor: MFSCNGSSLEGCGLLEPIETEMQDSDTALMPTTLRVALAAIMIFMITVGFLGNAIVCLIVYQKPAMRSAINLLLATLAFSDIMLSLLCMPFTAVTLATTDWSFGVGFCRISVMLYWLFVLEGVSILLIISVDRFLIIVQRQDKLTPHRAKILIAASWALSLCVSLPSVVGWRTAGIGAQVPQCILGYSESLADRGYTVLLAVAVFFVPFGVMLYSYLCILNTVRRNALRIHNHTSEGSVAINHVSKLGLTGLQRPQVNVDMSFKTRAFTTILILFIGFSVCWLPHTVVSLLAVFSRRFYLSPAFYPISIGALWLSYLKAVFNPVIYCWRIRKFREACLEFMPKSCHLCPKIPGRSRRRIRPSNIYVCSSETQSSV; encoded by the coding sequence ATGTTTTCATGTAATGGCAGCTCATTGGAGGGGTGTGGACTTCTTGAACCAATAGAAACTGAGATGCAAGACTCTGATACTGCCCTCATGCCCACTACTCTCCGGGTGGCACTGGCAGCCATCATGATCTTCATGATCACCGTTGGTTTTCTTGGCAATGCCATTGTGTGTCTGATAGTGTATCAGAAGCCAGCCATGCGTTCAGCGATTAATCTGCTCTTGGCCACACTGGCTTTTTCAGACATCATGCTGTCGCTGCTGTGCATGCCGTTTACCGCCGTCACTCTCGCAACTACGGACTGGAGCTTCGGAGTGGGATTCTGCCGCATATCCGTCATGCTGTACTGGCTGTTTGTTCTAGAAGGTGTGTCTATACTTCTAATCATCAGCGTTGATCGGTTCCTCATTATTGTTCAGCGGCAGGACAAGCTGACGCCTCATCGTGCGAAAATCCTTATTGCCGCGTCATGGGCCCTGTCGCTTTGTGTGTCCCTGCCGTCTGTGGTCGGCTGGAGGACGGCTGGGATTGGTGCACAAGTAccacaatgcattctgggatacaGTGAATCTCTTGCAGACCGGGGTTACACAGTTCTGCTTGCGGTCGCTGTGTTTTTTGTGCCATTTGGTGTAATGTTATATTCCTATTTGTGTATTCTCAACACGGTTCGACGCAACGCACTGCGCATCCACAATCACACCAGCGAAGGCAGCGTCGCTATTAACCATGTCAGCAAGTTGGGTTTAACCGGTCTGCAAAGGCCACAAGTTAACGTGGACATGAGTTTCAAAACCAGGGCCTTCACTACTATCCTCATCCTGTTCATTGGTTTCTCCGTGTGTTGGCTGCCACATACGGTGGTGAGCCTGTTGGCGGTTTTCAGTAGACGCTTCTACCTCAGCCCAGCGTTTTACCCCATCAGCATCGGGGCGCTGTGGTTGAGTTACCTCAAGGCGGTCTTCAACCCGGTGATATACTGCTGGAGAATCCGAAAGTTTCGTGAGGCCTGCTTGGAGTTCATGCCCAAGAGCTGTCATCTTTGTCCCAAGATTCCCGGGCGAAGTCGCAGACGCATAAGGCCCAGCAACATCTATGTGTGCAGCAGTGAGACGCAGTCTTCTGTTTAG